The genomic interval AAGCCCGCCCGATTCCAGTCGTACAGGCACTCGCCCTCGGGCGCGCCGGGGATCTGGTAGCAGCCGTACGTCTGCCACAGCTGGTCCGGCGTGGTCACCCCCTCCTCCATGGCGGCGATGCCGGTGACCAGCTTGTACGTCGACCCCGGCGGATAGATGTCGCTGATGGCGTGGTTGCGCAACGGATTGGTCGGATCGGCCAGGTAGGCGTTGTAGTCGGCTGCGCCGATGCCGGTGGCGAACTTGTTGTTGTCGTACGCCGGCAACGACACCATGGCCAGGATCTCGCCGGTCTGGGGGTTCATGACGATGATGACGCCCTGGCTCACGTGGGCCGCGTCCATGCCCCACTGCAGCGCCCGCGTCGCCTCGCGCTGGGTCACAGCATCGACCGTCAGAACCAGGTTCGTGCCCGGCATCGGCTGGCGGATGGAATCGATCACGCGCACCTGCCGACCACTGGCATCGCGCTGGACCAGCCGTGCGCCGTAGGTGCCGCGCAGCACGGCCTCGAACGAGACCTCGACGCCAGCCTTGCCGATCGGGTCGTCTCGCAGATAGCCGGCGCTCGCCAGGCGGGCGAACTCGGCGGCGTCGATCGGGCCGGTATAGCCGACGACGTCGGAGAGCAGCGCGCCGCCGATCGCCCCGGTTTCGTCGAGGTACTGGCGGACCGGGTCCACGCCCACCACCACGCCCGGAAGTCGATCGGCCTCCTCCGACAGCAGCAGCGCGGCCTGCCGGGACACCCCGCGCACGAGCGGCACTAGGTCGAAGGGTGAGCCGGAATACCCGTCGATTCGCGCGCCCAGCGCGCCGGACGAGGTGCCCGTCAGTGCGGCGACCCGACCCAGGATCCGTCCGCGCTCCGTCTCGGGCAGGTCCGCCGGCCGGATGCTGACGGTCCACGACGGCACGTTCACCGCCAGCGGACGCCCCGCCCGGTCGAACAACAGGCCGCGCGGCGCGGGGATCGGGACCTCGAGGGTCCGATCGGCGGCCACACGGTCGGCGTACACGGCAGCTTGCAGCACCTGCAACTGGAACAGCCGGCCGCCCAGCGTGAGCAGCAGCACCGCGGCGGCCGCGCCGAAGGCGACGAATCGCGGGCGCGAGCGCGCCAGGTCGAGACGGCCGTCGTTCACATCGGCCATGGGCTCACCACGTCCTGACCGCGTCTGGCGCCCAGCGGGCCAGGGCGGCCCGCGTCGGATACAGCGCCAGCCCGACCAGGGTGCCGTTCAGCACGGCTGCCACGACGATGACGTCGAACGGAATCGCGCCGATGGGCGCGCCATCCACGAGCCCTCGCACGCCGAGGGACACCAGGTCAGCGACGACCGAACCGGCGACGCCCGACACGATCGGGTAGACCGGGTTCCAGCGGCCGATCAAGCGGCCCAACCCGGCCACTCCGGCCGCGACGATGAGCATCGCCAGCGGGAGGGATCCGAGCGGTTCCCCCACCAGCAGGTTGGCGGTGAGGCCGGCCACGAAGGCCCAGGTGATGCCGGGCCCGAAGCCAGCCACGGTGCCGGCCAGCACGACGCCCACGAGCACGAGGTTGGCCTTGACATCCCCAACCACGATGACCGGGGCGAGCGCCGCGTGCACGATCCCCAGGACGATCGCCAGAAGCGGGCTGAGATACGTGATGGCTGTGCCCCCTGGGTCTTGCGGTCGGGTGGGCGGGCGAGGTCAGTCTAGCGCAGTGATTCACGTGAAACATGGGTGTGGATAACCTGGTTGCGGGGGCCACC from Chloroflexota bacterium carries:
- the mrdA gene encoding penicillin-binding protein 2 — protein: MADVNDGRLDLARSRPRFVAFGAAAAVLLLTLGGRLFQLQVLQAAVYADRVAADRTLEVPIPAPRGLLFDRAGRPLAVNVPSWTVSIRPADLPETERGRILGRVAALTGTSSGALGARIDGYSGSPFDLVPLVRGVSRQAALLLSEEADRLPGVVVGVDPVRQYLDETGAIGGALLSDVVGYTGPIDAAEFARLASAGYLRDDPIGKAGVEVSFEAVLRGTYGARLVQRDASGRQVRVIDSIRQPMPGTNLVLTVDAVTQREATRALQWGMDAAHVSQGVIIVMNPQTGEILAMVSLPAYDNNKFATGIGAADYNAYLADPTNPLRNHAISDIYPPGSTYKLVTGIAAMEEGVTTPDQLWQTYGCYQIPGAPEGECLYDWNRAGFGKLDMIDAFAISSDTFFYQMAVHTGIDPLARWANDLGFGELSGIRLPGEAAGIVASTEWARRQGRQGVFTGEVAQAGIGQNVIAVTPLQVLDAYAAVANGGNLMRPMIVRGEADDAGNLVRAYEPQRIRQLAASDASLRTMRIGAREVITTGHAYNIRDLDLPGALSGKTGTAEFGAPTEGGTLPFHSWFVAYLPSEAGATDADLAVAAFSYSAVVPGNVSTEVVKYFLQLHFGLGQDLRLDPNDFSLVAGN